A genome region from Gardnerella vaginalis includes the following:
- a CDS encoding response regulator transcription factor, whose product MIAKHITVGIVDDDCFCLHGLKTYIEQVVPSCNICWLSTCADQAIQFCQNQCPDVLLIDMYMSGVSGIKILYELRRRHSLPIIIAITSFPINDYALKASAAGAQGIVGKNHPETICAMLSSIIQGAFKPQIIGDLHFDDTMTAFQRLQNKPKKGRLALTDHETEIVKLCSKGMTNAQIAKRLFVETCTVETILRRVFKKLNVTNRSQLITTWLHDEYLGNDTQ is encoded by the coding sequence ATGATAGCAAAGCATATTACTGTTGGCATTGTCGACGATGATTGTTTTTGTCTACACGGCCTAAAAACATATATTGAACAGGTTGTTCCGTCCTGCAATATTTGCTGGTTGTCAACATGTGCCGATCAAGCAATTCAGTTTTGTCAAAATCAATGCCCAGACGTGCTGCTAATTGACATGTATATGTCTGGGGTCTCGGGAATTAAAATATTATACGAATTGCGAAGAAGACACTCGCTCCCAATAATAATTGCTATAACTTCATTTCCTATCAACGATTATGCCTTAAAAGCATCGGCAGCAGGCGCGCAAGGCATTGTTGGGAAAAACCACCCCGAAACTATTTGCGCCATGCTCAGCAGTATTATCCAGGGAGCGTTCAAGCCGCAAATAATAGGTGATCTTCATTTTGACGACACGATGACAGCATTTCAACGTTTGCAAAATAAGCCAAAAAAGGGACGCCTTGCTTTAACGGATCATGAGACTGAAATTGTAAAGTTGTGCAGTAAAGGCATGACCAATGCGCAAATCGCTAAACGTTTATTTGTTGAAACTTGTACTGTGGAAACTATCCTTCGTCGCGTGTTCAAAAAGTTGAATGTGACAAATCGTTCACAACTTATTACCACATGGCTGCATGATGAATATTTAGGAAATGATACACAATGA